A stretch of Microtus pennsylvanicus isolate mMicPen1 chromosome 5, mMicPen1.hap1, whole genome shotgun sequence DNA encodes these proteins:
- the Rbmxl2 gene encoding RNA-binding motif protein, X-linked-like-2: MVEADRPGKLFIGGLNLETDEKALEAAFGKYGRIIEVLLMKDRETSKSRGFAFVTFENPADAKAAARDMNGKSLDGKAIKVAQATKPVFESGRRGPPPPRSRGRPRGLRGSRGGGGPRRPPSRGGSADEGGYAGDFDLRPARAPMPLKRGPPPRRAGPPPKRAAPSGPARSGASVRGRAPGSRGRDGYGGPPRRELPPPRRDPYLGPRDDGYSPRESYSSRDYGSARDPRDFAPSPRDYSYRDYGHSSARDECPSRGYCERDGYGGRERDYAEHPSGGSYRDPFDGYGDPRGAGPARGPPPSYGGGRYEEYRGCSPDGYGGRDSYRSERYSSGRERVGRPERGLPPSVERSCPTPRDSYSRSGRRAPPRGGGRVGSRLERGGGRSRY, translated from the coding sequence ATGGTCGAAGCCGACCGTCCGGGGAAGCTCTTCATTGGAGGGCTCAACCTGGAAACCGACGAGAAAGCCCTCGAGGCGGCCTTCGGCAAGTACGGCCGCATCATCGAGGTGCTCTTGATGAAGGACCGGGAAACCTCCAAGTCCAGAGGCTTCGCCTTCGTCACCTTCGAGAACCCCGCGGACGCCAAGGCCGCCGCCCGCGACATGAACGGCAAGTCCCTGGATGGTAAGGCCATCAAGGTGGCCCAGGCCACCAAGCCGGTGTTCGAGAGCGGCCGGCGCGGGCCCCCGCCCCCCCGCAGCCGCGGCCGCCCGAGGGGCCTGCGCGGgagccgcggcggcggcggcccgcGGCGCCCTCCGTCCCGGGGCGGGTCGGCCGACGAAGGCGGCTACGCGGGGGATTTCGACCTGCGCCCCGCGCGGGCCCCGATGCCGCTGAAGCGCGGGCCGCCGCCGCGCCGGGCCGGGCCCCCGCCCAAGAGAGCCGCGCCGTCGGGCCCGGCGCGCAGCGGCGCGAGCGTCCGCGGCCGGGCCCCGGGCTCGCGGGGCAGAGACGGCTACGGAGGCCCCCCGCGCCGGGAGCTGCCGCCGCCGCGCCGCGACCCGTACCTGGGCCCGCGCGACGACGGCTACTCGCCCCGGGAGAGCTACTCGAGCCGCGACTACGGGAGCGCCCGCGACCCGCGCGACTTCGCGCCCTCGCCGCGCGACTACAGCTACCGCGACTATGGCCACTCGAGCGCGCGCGACGAATGCCCTTCCAGGGGCTACTGCGAGCGCGACGGCTACGGGGGCCGTGAGCGCGACTACGCCGAGCACCCCAGCGGAGGCTCCTACCGAGACCCCTTCGACGGCTACGGGGACCCGCGGGGCGCCGGCCCTGCCCGAGGTCCGCCGCCATCTTACGGCGGAGGCCGCTATGAAGAGTACCGCGGGTGCTCGCCCGACGGCTACGGCGGCCGCGACAGCTACCGCAGCGAGCGCTACTCGAGTGGCCGCGAGCGCGTGGGCCGGCCGGAGCGTGGGCTGCCGCCGTCTGTGGAACGAAGCTGCCCGACCCCGCGCGACTCGTACAGCCGCTCGGGCCGCCGGGCGCCCCCCAGGGGCGGAGGCCGAGTGGGAAGCCGCCTGGAGCGAGGTGGAGGTCGGAGCAGGTACTGA